The DNA sequence GGTTAAGAAAATACAAAAATTCAACACTTGGTTAAATGATAACGAAGCGTATCACACTAACTTTTTAGATATAGAAGACGGCTTAGCAATAGCTGTAAAAGGAGAGTCGAAATGACAGAATTATTAGTGACACCGAAGTCGGTAGATCATATTGAAACTTTAATTTACAGAGGCGCTGATGCATTTGTGATTGGCGAACAAAAGTTCGGTTTGCGTTTAGCAGGCGAATTTGACAGAGAAGCAATGAAAGAAGCAGTTGAAATGATTCATGCACACGGCAAAAAAGCATATGCTGCTGTGAATGGTATTTTTCATAATTATCACCTCAATGCTTTAGAAGACTATATTCAATTCTTGCATGAAATCAAAGTAGACAGAATTATCTTCGGCGACCCTGCAGTTGTGATGTATGTAAAAGAACAAGCGAACCCTATTCCTTTGAACTGGGACGCTGAAACATTAGTTACCAATTACTTCCAATGCAACTACTGGGGTAAACGCGGTGCTAAAAGAGCAGTATTAGCACGCGAATTAAGCTTAGAAGAAATTTTGCATATCAAAGAAAATGCAGATGTTGAAATTGAAGTACAAGTACATGGTATGACTTGTATGTTCCAATCTAAACGTATGCTGCTCGGCAACTATTTTACATTCCAAGAGCGTCAAATGAAGATTCAGCGTGATGAAGAGACAGAAAATGATTTGTTGCTGTATGATGAAGAACGAGAAAATCAATATCCGGTCTTTGAAGATTATAACGGCACACATATTATGTCTCCGAACGACATTTGTTTGATTGAAGAGTTAGAGCCGCTGTTTGAAGCGGGTATCGACAGTATTAAAATAGATGGTGTCTTGCATTCTGAAGAATATATTAACGAATGTACAGAACAATACAGAGAAGCTATTGATTTATATAATGATGATCCGGAATCTTATGAAGATCAGAAATTCTTCTTGCTCGATGCGATTGAAAAAATTCAACCAGCACATCGACCATTTGACGAAGGTTTCTTATTCAAGCATACCGTATATTAAGGAGGAATTATCTTGGTTACTCAAGTTAAAGAAATGAAAACAAAATCTAAACGCCAAGTGAAAAAACCTGAATTATTGGCACCAGCCGGCAACTTAGAAAAACTGAAAATTGCAGTACATTACGGTGCAGATGCTGTATTTTTAGGCGGTCAAGAGTACGGTTTGCGTTCAAATGCTGATAATTTCACAATGGAAGAGATTAAAGAAGGCGTTGAATTTGCAGCAAAATACGGTGCTAAAATCTATGTTACGACTAACATCATTGCCCATGATGAAAACATGGAAGGATTAGAAACGTATTTGAAAAATCTAGAAGCTACAGGTGCAACAGGCATTATCGTAGCGGACCCGTTAATCATTGAAACATGCAAAAGCGTAGCACCGCGCTTAGAAATCCATTTATCAACTCAACAATCTTTAAGCAACTATAAAGCAGTTGAATATTGGAAAGAAGAAGGTTTGGACCGTGTAGTATTAGCACGTGAAACCGGTGCGATGGAAATGAAAGAAATGAAAGAAAAAGTGGATATCGAAATCGAAGCCTTTATCCACGGTGCAATGTGTATTGCCTATTCAGGCCGCTGTACATTAAGCAACCATATGACTGCCAGAGACTCAAACCGCGGAGGTTGCTGCCAAAGCTGCCGCTGGGATTATGATTTATTAGAAGTAGAAGAAAACGGCGACTTGGATTTATACTACAAAGAAGGCAAAGTTGTACCGTTTGCGATGAGTCCTAAAGACTTGAAATTAATCGAATCTATCCCGAATATGATGGATATCGGCATCGATTCATTGAAAATCGAAGGCCGTATGAAATCTATTCACTACATTGCGACGGTTGTATCTGTCTACCGCAAAGTCATTGATGCTTATGCTGAAGATCCGGATAACTTTAAAATCAAACCTGAATGGCTGATTGAGCTGGACAAATGTGCCAACAGAGACACTGCTTCATCATTCTTTGAAGGTACACCAGGTTATCAACAGCAAATGTTCGGCAATGAATCTAATAAAAAGACACCGTATGATTTCTGCGGTTTAGTCTTAGATTATGACAAAGAAACTAAAATTGCGACGGTACAGCAACGCAACCACTTCAAACCAGGACAAGAAATTGAGTTCTTCGGCCCTGAAATTGATGGTTTCACACAAGTGGTTGAAGCGATTTATGATGAAGAAGGCAATGAATTAGATGCTGCGCGCCATCCGCTCCAAATCGTTCAGTTTAAAGTAGACCATGATATTTATCCAAACAACATGATGCGAAAGGAAATCGGATAATGAAAGCAACAACGATTATAGGCATTGCAGGCGGATCTGGTTCAGGCAAAACATCAGTTACGAATGAAATTCTTCATAATTTAGAAGGTCATAGTGTTGCATTAATTGCACAAGACTACTATTATAAAGACCAATCGCATCTTACATTCGAAGAACGCTTGAAAACGAATTATGATCATCCGTTTGCGTTCGACAATGATTTATTGATTCAAAACTTGATTGATTTGCGCAACGGCATTCCTGTAGAGGTTCCGACATATGATTATGTCAATCATACGAGAAGCGCTGAAACCATTGCATTTCAACCAAAAGATGTTATTATCGTAGAAGGAATATTTGCACTTGAAAACAAAACATTACGTGATTTAATGGATGTTAAGATTTATGTCGATACAGATGCGGATTTGCGTATCTTAAGACGCTTGATGCGCGATACAAAAGAACGCGGTCGTTCTATGGAGTCTGTCATTGAACAATACATGACAGTCGTGCGTCCGATGCACAATCAATTCATAGAACCGACGAAAAAGTATGCGGATATTATTATCCCTGAAGGCGGCAGCAATAAAGTCGCTATCGACATAATGACAACAAAAATCCAATCTTTAATAAAAAATCAATAGGAACACTTGAGTAAAGGAAGATGACAATATGGAAAACCAAAAACAATATCCAATGACCCAAGAAGGTTTTGAAAAGCTAGAACAAGAACTTGAAGAGTTAAAGACGGTTAAACGTCCTGAAGTTGTAGAAAAAATCAAAGTTGCACGTTCTTTCGGCGACCTTTCAGAGAACTCTGAGTACGATGCAGCTAAAGATGAACAAGGTTTCATCGAACAAGATATCCAACGTATTGAACATATGATCCGCAATGCGCTGATCATTGAAGATACAGGCGACAACAATGTTGTTCAAATCGGGAAAACTGTTACATTTGTAGAGATTCCTGATGGTGAAGAAGAAGTTTACCAAATTGTCGGTTCTGCTGAAGCGGATGCTTTCAACGGCAAAATTTCTAACGAATCACCAATCGCTAAAAGTTTAATCGGAAAACATTTAGACGACGAAGTGCGTGTACCACTACCAAACGGTGCAGAAATGAAAGTTAAAATTACTAATATTCAATCACAATAATTATGAAATAAAGTAATCGTGTTTGGATTGCTTAATAAAATGATGACGGTTGGCGATACTTTTTCTGTTTGAAACACACTTTCAATAAGCAAAAGTAAAGCGCCAACCTTTTTTTGTGGGTTGAAGCTTTGTTGCAATGCGATTGGTCGTTGCGACTGGCAAATTATGATAAAATATCACTGATAGTTAATTTGAAAGGGGAAATGACGATGATTGGTATCATTGGCGCAATGGAAGAAGAGATTATGATTTTAAGAGATAACATCACACATCTCGAAGAAATTACAATTGCCCATGTTAAGTTTTATAAAGGTCAGCTCAACAATAAAGATGTTGTCCTGACACTCAGCGGTATCGGCAAAGTCAATGCCAGTATTTCAACAGCATTGCTGATTAACGAATTTTCACCGGAAGCTATTTTAAATACAGGTTCAGCAGGTGCACTTGATCATTCATTGAATATCGGAGATGTACTAATAGGTACAAAAGCAACGTATCATGATGCAGATGCACGTGCTTTCGGATACGAATTAGGTCAGATTCCAAATATGCCGTTAGCGTATGAAGCAGATAATGATTTGGCTGAACTTGCACAAGCTGTCATCGAGAAGCAGCAGCTGACAGGCCGCTTAGGTCTTATTGTCAGCGGCGATAGTTTTATTGGCGAAGTCAAACAGCGCGAACATATTAAAGCACATTTCCCTGAAGCTATGGCAGTAGAAATGGAAGCAACAGCAATTGCACAGACTTGCTACCAATTCAAAGTGCCGTTTATTGTGACAAGAGCAGTGTCTGATTTAGCAAATGGCGAAGCTAACGTAACGTTTGATGAATTTATTGGAAAAGCAGCGAAATCATCAAGTGAAATTGTATTACAAATGTTGAAATCTTTATAAGGATAAGGTGAATTGTTGTATGGGAATCTTAAGTAAAAACTTTATGCCGAATGCCTATGTGCAGTCTATACATGAAATTGATTTTGATAAGTTAGCAGATAACGGTATTAAAGGTGTCATTACTGATTTAGATAACACATTAGTCGGTTGGGATGTTGCAGATCCGACACCTGCTGTGATTCATTGGTTTAATATGCTTAATGAAAAAGGCATTAAAGTCACAGTAGTGTCTAATAACCACCAAAACAGAGTATCAAGCTTCTGCCAACCGTTAAAAGTCAATTACATTTTCGAAGCAAGAAAACCGATGGGCAAAGCATTTAAACATGCGGCAGACCGTATGGGGTTAAAACCAGAAGAAACAGTGGTCATCGGCGATCAAATGCTGACGGATGTATTCGGAGGCAACCGCCGCGGTATGTATACAGTAATGGTAGTACCTGTTAAGAAAACAGACGGCTTTGTGACGAAATTCAATCGTATTATCGAAAGACGTCTGCTCAACAGATATAAAAGAAAAGGCTATATTAAGTGGGAGGAAAATTGATTGACAGAAACGAGCAAATGTATCGGATGCGGCGCTGAACTTCAAGCTGACGATCCGAAAAAACCCGGTTATGTCCCTGCGCATAATCTGCATAAAGAAGATGTAATCTGCCAGCGTTGTTTCAGATTGAAAAATTATAACGAAATCCAAGATGTCGGTATGGATAGCGAAGACTTCTTAGACTTGCTGAATAATTTAGCAGATAAAAAGGGACTCGTTGTTAATGTTGTAGATGTCTTCGACTTTGAAGGTTCATTTATCAATGCATTAAAACGTATTGTCGGCAACAAGAAAGTCATCTTAGCTGCTAACAAAGTGGATTTGCTGCCGAAACAAATCAATAAACGCCGTGTTAAAGAATGGTTGAAGAAATCAGCACGCAAATATGGTTTAGAAGCAGAAGAGGTTGTTTTGATTTCAGCTGAAAAAGGCTATGCTATCAATGACTTGCTAGAAGCGATTCAAAAACATCGCAGCAATGATGATGTCTATATTGTCGGTACAACGAATGTCGGCAAATCTACTTTAATCAACAAATTAATCGAACAAAGCGTAGGGGAAAAGAATGTCGTTACGACATCAAGGTTCCCAGGTACAACATTGGATTTAATTGATATCCCATTAGACGATACGTCATTTATGTACGATACACCAGGTATTATCCAAGACCATCAAATGACACATTATGTATCAGAAAAAGAATTAAAACAGATTATGCCGAATAAAGAAATTAAACAATGTGTTTATCAATTGAATGAAGGTCAAACATTATTCTTTGGAGGACTTGCACGCATTGATTATGTCTCAGGCGGCAAACGTCCTTTAGTATGCTACTTCTCTAATCAGCTGCATATTCATCGTACTAAAACTGAAAAAGCAAATGATTTATGGCGTACACAGCTTGGAGACTTATTAACACCTCCAGGCAATCGTGATGACTTTGATTTAAATGATATGAAAGCAGTCCGCTTAGAAACGGGTAAAGAGAAAAGAGATATCATGATAGCGGGCTTAGGATTTATTACTATCGGTCCTGGCGCGAAAGTCATTGTCAGAGTACCGAAGTCTGTAGACGTAGTGCTAAGAAATTCTATCATGTAGCAGGTGATAATTATGAAATTTGCGGTTATCGGTCACCCTATCGACCACTCATTATCTCCCATCATGCATAATGCCAACTTTAAAGCATTAGGGCGTGATGACACTTATGAAGCATTGAATATTCCGCCCAAGCATTTTCATCTGATTAAAGAAATAATCAGCGAAAAGCAATTGGACGGCTTTAATATTACGATTCCGCATAAGGAAAGTATTATTCCTTATCTTGATGAAATCGATACACATGCTTCTAAGATAGGTGCAATTAATACAGTTAAAATACAAGATGGCAAATGGACAGGGTATAACACAGACGGCATCGGCTATGTTAAAGGCTTAAAACGTGTGTATCCAGATTTAGAGCATGCGAAGATTTTATTGATTGGTGCCGGCGGTGCAAGCAAAGGATTAGCAGCTGCACTGAGTGAAATTGCGAACAAGCCGCTGACAGTTGCCAATCGTACGATGAAACGTTTCGATACTTGGGATTTAGAGGTCGAACAGTATACGCTCAAAGAAGTAGAAGCAAATTTAGAACAATTTGATATTGTGATTAATACAACGCCCGCTGGGATGAATCATAACCAAGATGTTGTGATTTCATTAGATCAGTTAGCACCTGATACTTTAGTAAGTGATATCGTGTATATACCAGAGAAAACACCGATACTTGCTTTAGCAGAAGCAAAAGGCAATCCTATCTATAATGGGTTGGATATGTTTGTGAATCAAGGTGCTGAGAGTTTTAAAATATGGAGCGGGGCAGAAGCGGATATTGAAGTAATGAAAAGTACAGTGATTGAACAATTAAAAAGGAGAAATTAAATGCTGACAGGTAAACAAAAAAGATTTTTAAGAAGCAAAGCACATCATGTTAACCCAACTTTCCAAATCGGCAAAGCGGGATTAAATGATAATATGATTGAGCAGCTGAATGAAATTTTAGAGAATAGAGAACTTATCAAGATTCATATCTTGCAAAATAACATGGATGATAAAAGCGAATTAGCACAAGCAGTCAGTGAAGCGACGCAAAGTGAATTGGTACAAGTAATCGGATCTATGATTGTGTTGTATAAAGAATCTGAAGAAAACAAACAGATTGAACTCCCATAATATGACAAATAAAATTGTCTTATACGGCGGCCAATTCAATCCGATTCATATTGCGCATATGGTTGCAGCAAGCGAAGTTTATCACCAATTGAAACCTGATCGCTTTCTCTTTTTGCCGAGTTATATGTCGCCGTTAAAAGCACATCGCACTGAATTAAATACTAAACACCGTATTGCGATGTTAAAGGCAGCAATCACGCAATTAGGCTTTGGAGAAATCTGCTTAGATGAGATAGAACGAGAAGGCCAAAGTTATACGTATGATACGCTGCAAGCGATTAAATCGGCACATCCAGATTCAGAACTCTATTTTGTGATTGGTACTGATCAGTACGATCAACTAGATAAATGGTATAAAATTGATGCATTGAAACAAATTGTGACGTTTGTCGTTGTGAACAGAGACAAAGCAGTTCAATATGTTTCTAATGACATGATAGCAGTGAACATTCCTCGAATAGATATCAGCTCGTCTATGATCAGAACACGTGTTGCTGAAGGTGAATCTATTCAAGTGCTGGTTCCTGCAGAAGTGGAATCCTATATCAGGAAGGAGCGATTATATGAAAATTAATGAAGCGGTAAAACTTGTAGAAGAAAAGCTGCCTAAAAAACGTTATAAGCACTCTTTGCGTGTAGCAGAAACTGCTAAGCATTTAGCACAAATACACAAAGGGGATGTAGAAAAGGCAGAACTTGCAGGTGTTTTGCATGACTATGCAAAATATGATGATTTAAGTTCTATGTACCAGATTGTAGGACAATATAACTTAGATCAGGATTTATTAAGTTATGGTTCAGAAATTTTACATGGCCCAGTCTGTGCGGTTATTATGAAAGAGAAGTATGGTATCGATGACCAAGAAGTTTTAGATGCGATTCACTTCCATACGACAGGGCGTGCGCAAATGTCGAAAACAGAAAAAATTGTTTTCATTGCGGACTATATTGAGCCGAAAAGAACTATACCTGGTGTAGAAGACATAAGAGAGATGGCAGAACAGCCGGGCAACTTAGATAAAACTATTTATGAAATTTCTAAAAGAACCGTTTTATTTTTAATTGGCAATGATATCTCTGTGTACAAAGCGACGATTGATTGTTTAAATTACTACAATTTCAGTGATGAAAGAATAAAGGATGATTAAATGCAAACAGAACAAATTTTAGATTTGGCGGTAGAAGCTGTTGAGAGTAAAAAAGCAGAAGAAGTGATTTCTCTTAATTTAGAGGGCATCAATGATATGGCAGATTACTTTGTGATTTGTCATGGTAATAACGAGAGACAAGTACAGGCGATTGGGAGAGCTGTTAAAGAAGCGGCTGACAAAGCAGGCGTAGATATTACTGTCTTTGAAGGCCTGAGCGAAGCAAGATGGGTATTACTGGATTTATCTGGTATTATTGTCCACATCTTCCATAAAGACGAGCGCAGTTATTACAACATTGAAAAGCTCTATAGAGATGCACCGATGAAAACCTATGAGGAAGCTTACTAAATGGTTCAGTACCAAGGTTTTAGTCAATACTATGATGAATTAACACAAGATCAACCTTATGAACAATGGTTAGCTATTATACAGCAAGCTGCTTCAAAACGAGATTCTATTTTGGATATCGGTTGCGGAACCGGCAGCTTAACGCATTTATTAACAGATTTTAAGCATGTTACTGGTATGGATTTAAGCAGTGATATGCTAGCTGTTGCATCAAAAAAAGCATCGAATATCAGATGGATAGAAGGCGATATGACTGATTTTGATTTAGGTCAAACTTATGACGTCATTACAATCTTATGCGATTCATTGAATTATATTGCTGAAAAAGATCAAGTTGCAGCAACTTTTAATCATGTATACGAGCATTTGAATGACGATGGAACTTTCATCTTTGATGTGCATTCCACTTACAAAATGGAGACCTTATTTGCAAATCATAGTTATATTGACGAGACAGAACATATCTTCTTAGGATGGGACGCTGTTAAAGGCGAGGAACCCTTTAGTGTTTGGCATTATATGACATTCTTTGAGCTTCAAAATGATGGCAGTTATCATCGTTTTGATGAAGAACATTATCAAAGAACGTATCTGCGTGAGGACTATATTGATATGTTGGAAAATGCCGGCTTTAAGTCGATTTCAACCTTCTATGATTTTGATGTTGAGAATCAAGATGAGCAAAGCGATCGTTTATTCTTCATTGTAAAAAAATAAAGTAAATTCACTCCTTGAAACGTTTGTTATATAAAGGAGTGAATTTTTTATGTTTGACCAATTAATACATTATTATGAGCAATATAAGCAATACACCTGGTTAGCAGTAATTGGAATGTTGCTGCTGTTGGGTATCTTCTTATTTATCCATCCTAAAGAAGAAAATGCACCAATAGAAGCCAAAGCTGCTGATAAACCTGCGCATGAGTATCAAAAAGGCAGCAATAGTACTTCTGAAAAAGGAAAAGACACCTCTGAACCTATTAAAACGAATGGTGGAAAAGTTAAAAATATTGTAGTGGATGTCAAAGGAGCGGTAGAGCATCCTAACATTTACGAGATGAAAGATAACCAAAGAGTTAAAGATGTACTGGATAAAGCAAAAATAACCTCCAAAGCTGATTTGACCCTGATAAATCTTTCGGAAAAGCTTACCGAACAAAAAATGATAGTCGTACCTGAAAAAGGACAAACAGTCTCAAATACTACAAGCACAAACGCTGCAGCTTCATCCAAGCAATCTGGGAGTCCTCAGGCTAAGGTTAACTTGAATAGTGCTAAAGAAAGCGAATTGACTACTGTTAACGGATTAGGGCCATCTAAAGCAAAAGCGATAATAGAGTACAGAGAATCAAAAGGTTCATTTAATAGTGTAGATCAATTAAAAAAACGTTAAAGGCATAGGTGAAAAATCATTTGAAAAGCTAAAGGATTATTTCACAGTTTAGAGATAATGATTTATTAAAATGCCTTTTTGTAATAAAATAGTATTGTTATATAACAATGGAGGTGCAAAACGTGGACAGAATAAAATGGGAAGAGTACTTTATGGCGCAAAGTCATTTGCTTTCACTTCGTTCTACGTGCACTAGACTCTCTGTCGGTGCAACAATTGTAAAAGATAATAGAATCATTGCAGGAGGTTATAACGGCTCTGTAGCAGGCGAAGTACACTGTATTGATGAAGGCTGCTTAATGGAAGATGGTCATTGTATCAGAACAATTCATGCAGAAATGAATGCCTTATTGCAATGTGCGAAACAAGGGGTTTCTACAGAAGGGGCAACAATCTATGTAACACATTTCCCGTGCTTGAATTGCACTAAATCCATTATTCAAGCTGGTATTAAACAAATTTACTACGCTAAAGATTATCACAACCACGATTACGCAATTCAACTGCTTAAACAATCAGGAATTGAATATAAAAAGATACCATTTGATGCTGATCAAGTTGCAGAATTTTTAACTAAGAAGTGATAGATATTTGATATATATTGCACTTGCATTTTTAGACGGCATCTTATTGATTTATAATAAGCCGCTTGCTTACATGCTTGCTGGCTTATTATTATTCATAATTACAAAAAGAAAGCTTCCAATATTATTAACTATAGTTATATTATGTCAACCCATAATAAGTTATACGATTTTTTCTAGCCATATTTCAAATAAATCCCAAAAATTAATGTGGTTTAAGACTTCAAAACCTTTTAAAGGTCATTTAATGCTTCAACATTTGCAAATAAAGAAGGAAAAATATGCAGAATCAAAGGTTAAAATTCGAGATTTTCTCGTAAAATTGACTTACTTTCCAAAAAATCCTGCGGAAATAAACAAATTAAAGGGGATGACTGCTTATGTAGACTGCTATATAGAAGGCCAATTTAAAGTTGATCCGGACTTTAATGATGCAATATCTTTAATCGTAAAGAAAATAAACTATGCATCATGTAAGCCGGTAAAATCCCATTCTTTGGAATCATTAATAGCACAACATAAGTTTTATTCTCTTCATCGTCTCAAACTCTATTCTCCGCATTGGCAAAATACATTTGCGATGATTACTGGTGATGTAAGTTTTATTAGTCCAAGTGAATTAGAAACTGATAAGGAACTTGGTATTTATCATTTGCTCGCTGTAAGCAGCTCTCATGTTGTGGTCATTGCCTCGATTTTCTATTTTGTGTTTAATAGACTCTCTATTCCTCTTATCTTTATCAAGTTTATTATTATTACAGTATTATTGTTATTTGCTTACTATACTGATTTTGCGCCAAGTGCGTTACGCGCCATTTTATGTATGAGCTTAGTAATGATACTTCCAAAAAAGTTTTACCATTCTCTAATTGATATCTTATGTACTGTATTTTTATTTCTATGCATCGTTAACCCTGATATTGTATTAGATATCGGCTTTCAATTTTCATTTTTAATTACATGTTTTATATTATTATCCTCACCAGCACTTAAAAATAAATCCGCTTTATTTACCATGTTTATCATGACCTTGATTGCACAATTCGGTTCTTTTTTGATTAGCGCTTATCATTTCAACCAAATTCAATGGATTGGATTTGTTTCCAACTTTATATTTATTCCTTTTTATTCGTTCATTTTATTTCCGCTTGCTATTTTTACTTATTTTTATTATCAGTGGCTCCCGTCGAATACGTTACTTAATTTGCTAATAGTTAAATTATATGCCATTCATGATCAATTACTTATTCCTTTGTTCAAGTACTTAGTGCGATTTCGCTGGTTCATAGGGGAGATGAATAGTTTTCTCATTGTAATGACACTCGTTTGGCTGATTATCTTGCTGGTGTTAACAACCAATACTAAGATTAAAGCAGCTCTGATTTTGTTTGTGGCAGGCAGTGTTGTTCTCACGTACATTGCATCTATCCCACACACTAGATTCACTGCACTGAATGTGGGACAAGGAGATGCATTTTTATTTGAAACACGCCATCGAGATCGTATTTTAATCGATACAGGAGGAAAAGCACAAAATGAAAATCAATTGTTTGATTTTAACTCCAATGATTCAAATGATTCTCATTCCATCAGCAAGTTTCATATTTTGCCTACATTAAGAAGAAGGGGAATCTCGACACTTGATTATGTCATAGTGACACATCCGCACGCAGATCATATTGGAGAGCTTCATTATGTAATGACTCACGTGCACGTTAAAAATTTGATTGTTAACTTTAAAAGTTTTCCTGTTTCTTCTTTAATGCAGCTTCATGGATTATGTCATCAAAACAAGACGCAATTAATAGACGTTAATACAATAAAATCTATACGTTTAGGTGAAAATAAAATTACATTTTATGATACTGCCTTAACACAAAGCAAAGACTTAAATGATCATTCAATCATTGCATTAATTCAAACCAAAAAATATAACATTTTAACGACAGGGGATGCTACTGCTAAAAACGAAAATCTGTTACTGCAAAAATACAAATTACCTAAAATTGATATTTTAAAGGTGGGCCATCATGGCAGCCAAACGAGTAACAGTGTTACGTACATCAATACAGTACATCCCACTTACAGTATAATTTCCAGCGGCAAAAACAATGTGTATAAACTACCGAATAAAACTATATTAAAACGTTTAAAAGACGTCCGTTCAATGATTTACGACACTCAAATAAATGGTGAAGTGACTTTTAATTTAGATCACAATATAGAAGTCATCACGCAA is a window from the Staphylococcus sp. IVB6181 genome containing:
- a CDS encoding class I SAM-dependent methyltransferase; its protein translation is MVQYQGFSQYYDELTQDQPYEQWLAIIQQAASKRDSILDIGCGTGSLTHLLTDFKHVTGMDLSSDMLAVASKKASNIRWIEGDMTDFDLGQTYDVITILCDSLNYIAEKDQVAATFNHVYEHLNDDGTFIFDVHSTYKMETLFANHSYIDETEHIFLGWDAVKGEEPFSVWHYMTFFELQNDGSYHRFDEEHYQRTYLREDYIDMLENAGFKSISTFYDFDVENQDEQSDRLFFIVKK
- a CDS encoding ComE operon protein 2; the protein is MDRIKWEEYFMAQSHLLSLRSTCTRLSVGATIVKDNRIIAGGYNGSVAGEVHCIDEGCLMEDGHCIRTIHAEMNALLQCAKQGVSTEGATIYVTHFPCLNCTKSIIQAGIKQIYYAKDYHNHDYAIQLLKQSGIEYKKIPFDADQVAEFLTKK
- a CDS encoding helix-hairpin-helix domain-containing protein; the encoded protein is MFDQLIHYYEQYKQYTWLAVIGMLLLLGIFLFIHPKEENAPIEAKAADKPAHEYQKGSNSTSEKGKDTSEPIKTNGGKVKNIVVDVKGAVEHPNIYEMKDNQRVKDVLDKAKITSKADLTLINLSEKLTEQKMIVVPEKGQTVSNTTSTNAAASSKQSGSPQAKVNLNSAKESELTTVNGLGPSKAKAIIEYRESKGSFNSVDQLKKR
- a CDS encoding DNA internalization-related competence protein ComEC/Rec2; the encoded protein is MIYIALAFLDGILLIYNKPLAYMLAGLLLFIITKRKLPILLTIVILCQPIISYTIFSSHISNKSQKLMWFKTSKPFKGHLMLQHLQIKKEKYAESKVKIRDFLVKLTYFPKNPAEINKLKGMTAYVDCYIEGQFKVDPDFNDAISLIVKKINYASCKPVKSHSLESLIAQHKFYSLHRLKLYSPHWQNTFAMITGDVSFISPSELETDKELGIYHLLAVSSSHVVVIASIFYFVFNRLSIPLIFIKFIIITVLLLFAYYTDFAPSALRAILCMSLVMILPKKFYHSLIDILCTVFLFLCIVNPDIVLDIGFQFSFLITCFILLSSPALKNKSALFTMFIMTLIAQFGSFLISAYHFNQIQWIGFVSNFIFIPFYSFILFPLAIFTYFYYQWLPSNTLLNLLIVKLYAIHDQLLIPLFKYLVRFRWFIGEMNSFLIVMTLVWLIILLVLTTNTKIKAALILFVAGSVVLTYIASIPHTRFTALNVGQGDAFLFETRHRDRILIDTGGKAQNENQLFDFNSNDSNDSHSISKFHILPTLRRRGISTLDYVIVTHPHADHIGELHYVMTHVHVKNLIVNFKSFPVSSLMQLHGLCHQNKTQLIDVNTIKSIRLGENKITFYDTALTQSKDLNDHSIIALIQTKKYNILTTGDATAKNENLLLQKYKLPKIDILKVGHHGSQTSNSVTYINTVHPTYSIISSGKNNVYKLPNKTILKRLKDVRSMIYDTQINGEVTFNLDHNIEVITQNQ
- the rsfS gene encoding ribosome silencing factor codes for the protein MQTEQILDLAVEAVESKKAEEVISLNLEGINDMADYFVICHGNNERQVQAIGRAVKEAADKAGVDITVFEGLSEARWVLLDLSGIIVHIFHKDERSYYNIEKLYRDAPMKTYEEAY
- the yqeK gene encoding bis(5'-nucleosyl)-tetraphosphatase (symmetrical) YqeK; amino-acid sequence: MKINEAVKLVEEKLPKKRYKHSLRVAETAKHLAQIHKGDVEKAELAGVLHDYAKYDDLSSMYQIVGQYNLDQDLLSYGSEILHGPVCAVIMKEKYGIDDQEVLDAIHFHTTGRAQMSKTEKIVFIADYIEPKRTIPGVEDIREMAEQPGNLDKTIYEISKRTVLFLIGNDISVYKATIDCLNYYNFSDERIKDD